A single genomic interval of Penicillium psychrofluorescens genome assembly, chromosome: 2 harbors:
- a CDS encoding uncharacterized protein (ID:PFLUO_003006-T1.cds;~source:funannotate), producing MSDLPTFKSALILHGGAGNIQRSKIPPDLYASYHASLQSFLRSTYALLNEGASALDAAVHCVSLLEDDELFNSGRGSVFTKAGTIEMEASVMVTSLRNDPNQEGEGAIKRGAGVMGIRNVRNPIHLARESLLRSGVTADGEPSDDGGCLHSQLVGPHVEKMASEWGLKFEPDEYFRTQRRGDEHRRGLKGEEDPIFMSQGTVGCVCLDQWGNLAVATSTGGMTNKLPGRIGDTPTLGTGFWAESWEAACSGTAASGDSDAGAFSVNDLVQEARSCMVDCLPGCMRDSPSPSQSVLDHYASEKAPLVYQGAASQHRTKKRAIAVSGTGNGDSFLRVAASRTAAAMLRFGPSEKTLADAVTAVAGPGGDLQRSAGPRWRKTGEGEGGMIGIEADTGPAAAGKKLRRGKVVFDFNSGGMWRAWVEEDENGNDVERVMVFRGEYK from the coding sequence atgtccgaccTACCAACCTTCAAGTCTGCACTGATCCTGCACGGCGGCGCGGGCAACATCCAACGCTCCAAGATCCCACCAGATCTCTACGCCAGCTACCACGCCTCGCTGCAATCCTTCCTACGCTCGACCTATGCCCTTCTCAATGAAGGCGCCAGCGCCCTCGATGCGGCGGTGCACTGTGTCTCGCTactggaagatgacgagcTGTTCAATTCCGGTCGCGGCAGCGTGTTCACCAAAGCGGGAACCATCGAAATGGAAGCTTCGGTGATGGTCACGTCGCTCCGCAACGACCCTAATcaggagggcgagggcgcTATCAAGCGCGGCGCAGGCGTGATGGGGATTAGGAATGTCCGCAATCCTATCCATCTCGCACGCGAATCTCTTTTACGTTCTGGGGTCACTGCAGACGGCGAGCCTTCGGACGATGGAGGGTGTCTGCACTCTCAGCTCGTCGGGCCACATGTCGAAAAGATGGCTAGCGAATGGGGACTCAAATTTGAGCCGGACGAGTACTTTCGGACGCAGCGCCGCGGGGACGAGCACCGGCGCGGGCTGAAGGGCGAAGAGGATCCCATCTTTATGAGCCAGGGGACTGTGGGCTGTGTCTGCTTGGATCAGTGGGGGAATCTAGCGGTTGCGACTAGCACGGGTGGAATGACCAACAAGCTTCCCGGCCGGATTGGCGATACGCCTACGCTGGGCACAGGGTTCTGGGCGGAGTCCTGGGAGGCAGCATGTAGCGGTACCGCTGCGAGTGGTGATTCCGACGCCGGTGCCTTTTCAGTCAACGACCTGGTCCAGGAGGCACGGTCTTGCATGGTGGACTGTCTCCCCGGTTGCATGAGGGATTCGCCTTCTCCGTCCCAGTCCGTTCTAGACCATTACGCATCTGAAAAAGCGCCGCTAGTGTATCAAGGAGCCGCGTCTCAACATCGCACCAAGAAGCGAGCCATCGCCGTCTCTGGAACTGGAAACGGCGACTCGTTCCTTCGCGTTGCAGCCTCTCGCACCGCTGCCGCCATGCTACGATTCGGCCCGTCTGAGAAGACCCTCGCTGATGCAGTCACCGCCGTGGCCGGGCCAGGCGGCGACCTGCAACGCTCCGCTGGACCGCGTTGGAGGAAGACAGGTGAAGGCGAGGGCGGCATGATTGGCATCGAAGCGGACACGgggcctgctgctgctggtaaAAAGCTTCGCCGGGGCAAGGTCGTCTTCGATTTCAATAGCGGGGGCATGTGGCGTGCTTgggttgaagaggatgagaatgggAATGATGTCGAGAGGGTGATGGTCTTCAGGGGGGAATACAAATAA
- a CDS encoding uncharacterized protein (ID:PFLUO_003005-T1.cds;~source:funannotate) — MGRVNEGFGALYVGVIAAMYFKPDYAFYDSRTVTVAVLFSILTVSRIIYQLVLYPELFTSLKHIPTPGGRRLLTGHGFMNVIQTPYEKMIGWVKTIPNDGLIRFYGVANIERVLLTSPKALSELLVTKVYDFEKPEPVRNALRRVAGEGILLAEGDEHKLQRKNLMPAFAYRHIKDLYPTFWAKSVEMVNRIDKDLAQRKPDEDNTVQIREWSSRATLDIIGVAGMDHDFDSLRDPSNPLSLGYKKIFSPPGFFTKIVIIISIVLIPGKYMQKLPTKRNRDIDEGGQTIRDVARQTIREKKEKMKDPSARQSVDIISVALRSGTFDDENLVEQLMTFLGAGHETTSTALQWAVYALCKNPDVQTRLREEIRANLPPVSTENPDPITAAMVDSLPYLNAVCNEVLRFHPSVPTTLRESVRDTSLAGYPIPKGTTLVIAPEITNHTKELWGPDADKFDPERFMGPGKANTGGATSNYAFLTFLHGPRSCIGQKFAQAELACLLASMVGHFQMELKFPDAKLEVKEGATVSPKDGVLAKLTPLEGW, encoded by the exons ATGGGACGCGTCAACGAAGGTTTCGGCGCGCTGTACGTAGGCGTGATCGCCGCCATGTACTTCAAGCCCGATTACGCCTTTTACGACTCGCGCACGGTGACGGTCGCCgtgctcttctccatcctcaccGTGTCCCGAATCATCTACCAGCTCGTTCTGTATCCCGAGCTTTTCACCTCTCTGAAGCACATACCGACTCCTGGG GGACGGAGGTTGCTCACGGGCCATGGGTTTATGAACGTAATCCAGACCCCATATGAGAAGATGATCGGATGGGTCAAAACCATCCCCAATGATGGACTCATCCGGTTTTATGGGGTCGCCAATATTGAGCGCGTCCTCTTAACCAGCCCCAAGGCATTGAGCGAGCTGCTTGTGACCAAAGTCTATGACTTTGAGAAGCCCGAGCCGGTCCGCAATGCTTTGCGCCGCGTTGCCGGTGAGGGCATCCTGctcgccgagggcgacgagcACAAG CTCCAACGCAAGAACCTGATGCCGGCATTTGCCTACCGCCACATCAAAGATCTGTACCCAACCTTCTGGGCGAAGAGCGTAGAGATGGTGAACAGAATCGACAAGGACTTGGCGCAAAGAAAGCCCGACGAGGACAACACGGTCCAGATCCGCGAGTGGTCGAGTCGGGCCACGCTCGACATCATCGGCGTGGCAGGCATGGACCACGACTTCGACTCGCTGCGGGATCCGTCCAACCCGCTCAGCCTGGGCTACAAGAAGATCTTCTCTCCGCCGGGATTCTTCACCAAGATCgtgatcatcatcagcatCGTTCTCATCCCCGGGAAGTATATGCAGAAACTGCCTACGAAGCGCAACAGGGATATCGACGAGGGCGGCCAGACGATCCGCGACGTTGCCCGCCAGACTATCcgggagaagaaagagaagatgaaggaccCGAGTGCGCGGCAAAGCGTCGATATCATCTCCGTCGCACTGCGCAGCGGCACATTCGATGACGAAAACCTCGTCGAACAACTCATGACTTTCCTCGGCGCAGGCCACGAAACCACTTCCACAGCACTCCAATGGGCCGTCTATGCTCTGTGCAAGAATCCTGATGTGCAAACCCGTCTCCGCGAAGAAATCCGCGCCAATCTCCCCCCCGTCTCAACGGAAAACCCGGACCCCATCACCGCGGCCATGGTCGATAGCCTCCCCTACCTCAACGCAGTCTGCAACGAAGTCCTCCGCTTCCACCCCTCCGTGCCCACAACCTTGCGCGAATCCGTTCGCGATACGTCGCTGGCCGGCTACCCGATTCCCAAGGGTACCACTCTGGTCATCGCCCCAGAGATCACGAACCACACGAAAGAACTATGGGGTCCTGATGCAGATAAATTTGACCCGGAGCGCTTTATGGGTCCCGGGAAGGCGAATACCGGTGGCGCGACGAGCAACTAtgccttcttgaccttcttgcATGGTCCGCGCAGCTGTATTGGGCAGAAATTCGCCCAGGCGGAGCTCGCCTGTCTGCTTGCTTCTATGGTTGGTCATTTCCAGATGGAGTTGAAGTTCCCGGATGCCAAGTTGGAGGTGAAAGAGGGTGCCACGGTGTCGCCGAAGGATGGGGTCTTGGCTAAGCTTACTCCGTTGGAGGGTTGGTAG
- a CDS encoding uncharacterized protein (ID:PFLUO_003007-T1.cds;~source:funannotate), whose translation MDHSRDPCPWVALSDFGGAFCMGAIGGAVWHGVKGFRNSPYGERRIGALTAIKARAPVLGGNFGVWGGLFSVFDCTVKGIRKKEDPYNAIIAGFCTGGALAVRGGVKAARNSAIMCGVFLAVIEGVGIGFQRMMADNTKLELPPPPPTEQKAFA comes from the exons ATGGATCACTCAAGGGACCCTTGCCCGTGGGTCGCTCTCAGCGACTTCGGCGGTGCTTTCTGCATGGGT GCGATCGGTGGTGCAGTCTGGCACGGTGTGAAGGGTTTCCGGAACAGCCCTTACGGTGAGCGCCGGATAGGTGCCCTCACAGCCATCAAGGCTCGCGCGCCTGTGCTCGGTGGAAACTTCGGCGTGTGGGGAGGACTTTTCTCG GTGTTCGACTGCACAGTGAAGGGAATccgcaagaaggaagatcCTTACAATGCTATCATCGCTGGTTTCTGCACCGGTGGTGCTCTGGCTGTTCGTGGTGGTGTCAAGGCTGCTCGGAACTCTGCGATCATGTGCGGTGTCTTCCTGGCAGTCATTGAGGGTGTTGGGATCGGGTTCCAGCGGATGATGGCAGACAACACAAAACTCGAG CTCCCCCCTCCGCCCCCGACCGAACAGAAGGCTTTTGCCTAA